The following are encoded in a window of Drosophila simulans strain w501 chromosome 3L, Prin_Dsim_3.1, whole genome shotgun sequence genomic DNA:
- the LOC6736708 gene encoding microspherule protein 1 gives MEASRITAIASSAAPVTAPNPPTVSTVPIAAASTLIQVGVSPATTTMPTPAATTTTTTIGSTASSAVGISTPIRNPISNLQIEQQNDQKRRSSSRTIKRKRFDDEIVEYNIAVPTNRSGTDANRNSRPRTTSQNYPALVGVPHTTLAPLNIPTSTPQTPLTVDSLLPGTPSTVASLSLATPTTPAPLATSFPVAPIVTAVAHPKPPAMERSTTSERRSRPVRPASKKAQRRNGRPMGQMATKDLGRWKPIDDLALIIGIQQTNDLRIIHRGVKFSCKFTLQELQQRWYALLYEPAVSRIAVSAIRNLHPELVESVQRKALYSVQEEDLLGTIKSSEQPKLEQFQELLDKNASVFYCARTAKSLQNHWLLLKQYTLLPDQSVKPIYGTDQQPLSFSDAEDQIFEHDLNEPRDEALEMERALADRRNKRDIRLLENELSRWAVLVDSVLSPTAASEFDNQTLACLCGRHVRYLMRSKEITFGRDAKDCMVDVDLGLEGPAAKISRRQGTIKLRSNGDFFIANEGKRAIFIDGTPLLSANKARLGHNCTVEISGLRFTFLVNYELINAIRQESAKTSNPLN, from the exons ATGGAGGCATCAAGGATAACCGCTATCGCCAGCAGTGCAGCTCCCGTTACCGCTCCCAATCCCCCAACAGTGTCCACCGTACCCATAGCAGCTGCGAGCACACTAATCCAAGTAGGCGTgtcgccagcaacaacaaccatgccaacaccagcagccacaacaacaacaaccacaataGGAAGTACAGCTAGCAGTGCTGTTGGAATTTCAACGCCGATACGAAATCCGATTTCAAATTTGCAGATAGAACAGCAAAACGATCAAAAGCGAAGAAG TTCATCACGGACGATTAAAAGGAAGCGTTTTGACGACGAAATAGTGGAGTACAACATTGCAGTGCCCACAAATCGCAGCGGAACAGACGCCAATCGCAACAGCAGGCCTCGCACCACCTCCCAGAATTATCCTGCTTTGGTGGGCGTGCCGCACACCACGTTAGCACCGCTTAACATACCCACTTCCACGCCGCAGACACCGCTCACAGTGGATTCCCTGCTGCCGGGGACACCTAGCACTGTTGCATCGCTGtcactggccacgcccacaacgcCAGCTCCCTTGGCCACTTCCTTTCCAGTTGCCCCAATAGTAACTGCCGTCGCGCATCCCAAACCACCGGCCATGGAGCGCTCCACGACCAGCGAGCGCCGTTCGCGCCCAGTGCGTCCTGCCAGCAAAAAGGCGCAGCGTAGAAATGGTCGTCCCATGGGTCAGATGGCCACCAAGGATTTGGGCCGCTGGAAGCCCATTGACGACTTGGCCCTCATAATTGGCATCCAGCAGACGAACGATCTGCGGATAATCCATCGTGGCGTTAAGTTTTCCTGCAAGTTTACTCTGCAGGAACTGCAGCAGCGCTGGTATGCTCTGCTGTATGAGCCCGCGGTGTCCAGGATTGCAGTGTCCGCCATAAGGAACCTGCACCCCGAACTCGTGGAGTCCGTTCAGCGCAAGGCTTTGTACAGCGTGCAGGAGGAGGATCTGCTTGGCACCATTAAGAGC TCGGAACAACCAAAACTTGAGCAGTTCCAGGAGCTCCTGGATAAGAATGCCTCCGTTTTCTACTGCGCCCGCACTGCCAAATCCTTGCAAAACCATTGGCTTCTTCTCAAGCAGTACACCCTCTTGCCGGATCAGTCAGTGAAGCCTATATATGGCACGGATCAGCAGCCACTCAGCTTCTCGGATGCAGAAGATCAAATCTTCGAGCACGACCTGAACGAGCCACGTGACGAAGCTCTAGAGATGGAGCGAGCTCTGGCAGATCGTCGCAACAAACGTGATATTCGCCTGCTTGAGAACGAGCTCTCGCGCTGGGCCGTCCTAGTGGATTCCGTTCTTAGTCCGACCGCTGCCTCCGAGTTCGACAACCAGACACTGGCCTGCTTGTGTGGCCGCCATGTGAGGTACCTTATGCGTTCCAAGGAAATAACATTTGGTCGCGATGCCAAGGACTGTATGGTGGACGTTGATCTGGGGCTCGAGGGACCGGCTGCGAAGATCTCTCGCCGCCAGGGAACCATTAAGCTGCGCAGCAATGGGGACTTCTTCATCGCCAACGAGGGAAAGAGGGCCATCTTCATCGACGGCACTCCTTTGCTGTCTGCCAACAAAGCCCGACTCGGACACAACTGCACAGTGGAAATCTCCGGTCTGCGCTTCACCTTCCTGGTCAACTACGAGCTGATCAACGCCATCCGCCAGGAGAGCGCTAAGACATCGAATCCCCTCAACTAA
- the LOC6736710 gene encoding protein dpy-30 homolog, which produces MPFSPGELEVNGGGDVAKNDSNSQQSLEGINAFAACQKPRPDTSSMPVRQYLDQTVAPILLHGLQALARDRPSDPVSYLATYLLKNKNRCDEVKTEEN; this is translated from the coding sequence ATGCCGTTTTCCCCAGGAGAGCTGGAAGTCAATGGCGGCGGAGATGTGGCCAAGAACGACTCCAACTCGCAGCAATCGTTGGAGGGCATCAATGCGTTCGCCGCCTGCCAGAAGCCGCGTCCGGACACCAGCTCCATGCCGGTTCGCCAGTACCTCGACCAGACGGTGGCCCCCATTTTGCTGCACGGACTGCAGGCTTTGGCCCGGGATCGCCCCAGTGATCCGGTCAGCTACTTGGCCACCTATCTGCTGAAGAACAAGAACCGCTGCGACGAGGTCAAGACGGAGGAAAACTAG